The following proteins are encoded in a genomic region of Paenibacillus sp. FSL H3-0469:
- a CDS encoding sugar ABC transporter substrate-binding protein translates to MNSKSKVVLSAMLACGLLAGCGSKGDNAQPEAGSSSAPKEEKVSLKFWRNSGNDAENSAYDKLVASFNEAHPNIKVEMSPIPYADYDTKLRTSIASGSPPDIMAVDGPNMASYAQAGALQPLTAYFKKDGNLEDIPKSTIATYTYNNEIYMAPLTESSIALFYNKKMFEAKGIPLPSKNPEEPWTWDQVLDAAKKLNDPAKGVYGIDPAQGFGNAGTAAYFKYPIIWQFGGEIMSPDGTTSKGYLDKPETKKALQFFSDLYNKDKVSSLEYPPDPFPNNQLAMTVDGSWSLGNYADKFPNFKLGEDYDIAPLPKETQQAVANGSWSLAISSKSKNADAAWQFVNWVTGSEGAKTYCSITKDIPARYSVANEFPELGQYPKNIFVVQNQKFGRPRPITPVFPQMSEAVNKMIEEVTIAGRNADAAIADAIKKIDKAYADLPQK, encoded by the coding sequence TTGAACAGTAAGAGTAAAGTGGTACTAAGCGCAATGTTGGCATGCGGACTGCTCGCCGGATGTGGAAGCAAAGGGGATAACGCGCAGCCGGAGGCGGGAAGTTCGTCGGCACCCAAAGAAGAGAAGGTGTCGCTCAAATTCTGGAGAAACTCGGGGAATGACGCCGAGAATTCAGCCTATGACAAGCTGGTGGCCTCGTTTAATGAAGCGCATCCTAATATAAAGGTTGAGATGAGTCCGATTCCGTATGCCGATTACGATACCAAGCTGAGAACATCCATTGCTTCGGGCAGTCCCCCTGATATTATGGCCGTCGATGGCCCGAATATGGCATCTTACGCCCAGGCGGGTGCTTTACAGCCGCTGACCGCCTATTTCAAGAAGGATGGCAACCTGGAGGATATTCCGAAATCGACCATTGCCACGTACACCTATAATAATGAAATTTACATGGCTCCGCTCACCGAATCCTCCATTGCTCTTTTTTATAATAAAAAAATGTTTGAAGCGAAGGGAATTCCTCTTCCCTCCAAGAACCCGGAAGAGCCTTGGACTTGGGATCAGGTGCTGGATGCAGCTAAAAAGCTTAACGACCCGGCCAAAGGCGTGTACGGCATTGATCCGGCGCAGGGCTTCGGTAATGCAGGAACAGCAGCCTACTTTAAATATCCGATTATTTGGCAGTTTGGCGGCGAGATCATGAGTCCGGATGGAACAACTTCCAAAGGTTACCTGGATAAGCCAGAGACCAAAAAGGCGTTGCAATTCTTCTCCGACCTGTATAATAAGGATAAAGTGTCCTCCCTGGAATACCCGCCAGATCCGTTCCCGAACAATCAGCTGGCGATGACGGTCGACGGCTCCTGGTCACTGGGCAATTATGCCGACAAGTTCCCTAATTTCAAATTAGGCGAAGATTATGATATCGCCCCGCTTCCGAAGGAAACCCAGCAGGCTGTTGCGAACGGAAGCTGGTCGCTGGCCATTTCCTCGAAGAGTAAGAATGCCGATGCTGCCTGGCAGTTTGTAAACTGGGTGACAGGTTCTGAAGGAGCTAAGACCTATTGCTCCATCACAAAGGATATTCCGGCCCGCTATTCGGTAGCCAACGAGTTCCCTGAGCTGGGTCAATATCCGAAGAATATCTTTGTCGTACAGAATCAGAAATTCGGCAGACCGCGTCCGATTACACCGGTCTTCCCGCAAATGTCCGAAGCGGTAAACAAGATGATTGAGGAAGTGACCATCGCCGGACGCAACGCGGATGCAGCCATTGCCGACGCCATCAAAAAGATTGACAAGGCATATGCAGATCTGCCGCAAAAATAA